In Natronogracilivirga saccharolytica, the following are encoded in one genomic region:
- a CDS encoding MoaD/ThiS family protein, translated as MASLDKSKKNRQRSRTRVRLRFYEELNDFLPPHRRKTEFERDLPEPTTTKDLIEGCRVPHTEVDLILVNGEPVTFDHLIEDGDRVSIYPVFESLDISGSTRLQERPPEAAD; from the coding sequence ATGGCTTCTTTGGATAAGTCCAAAAAGAATCGCCAACGGAGCCGGACACGGGTCCGGCTCCGGTTTTATGAAGAACTGAACGACTTTCTGCCTCCTCACCGCCGCAAGACCGAATTTGAACGCGACCTTCCCGAGCCTACCACAACAAAGGACCTGATTGAAGGATGCCGGGTCCCCCATACCGAAGTCGATCTTATCCTGGTCAACGGCGAACCGGTCACTTTTGATCATTTGATCGAAGACGGCGACCGGGTCAGCATCTATCCCGTATTCGAGTCGCTGGACATATCCGGTTCCACCAGACTACAGGAGCGGCCGCCTGAAGCCGCTGACTAA
- a CDS encoding endonuclease/exonuclease/phosphatase family protein, which translates to MKNNILLGAVILLLMPMAAWSQFSISPPSHEFDSQQINLTSETQEFVITNEGTEAATLAPEDITIAAPAGQTVSLSFLSLNIWFDNEDWPARFELILDQIRELDPDIIGLQEVIQREDLDNQAMQIADSLGYYYYFDSVDDEGRSTRFGNAIVSRYPIEESNFRALEPLDAYRKAVHTRISVDGNELDVYNTHLHNPGDATETRKTQIQDMLDFIDETSTSDLVFVTGDFNANPDWEEMEVMYERFIDIYPLFHENHLDPEHSTLNYHLGHSQRRIDYVFFEEKSSDFLTPVSAEIVLDEPDENDVYPSDHFGVLATFDVSWDIGSFGLHNIPESVELQPDDQVTVDVTFEPMTIGHKEALLKVAGEEVPLSGEGIDASITSFPWNEDFSDTDELDLPLGWTTNAENWYVFNSDYAGGEIPELVFWWEPQQEGRFYVNTPPMQTTGLDSLTVQFRHQVDNFGDPGVYDLQLVSIAGDDEFLVREWSDPESIPDEEISVRLYRDEHGVGHDQLRLAWVFDGPSDNIIRWAIDDAEVGAEPTLVVTPEEIDFGLLEEGDQSDSVVVTLTNIGGGILEIAPDDIRLTGEHPGQFNLNNISETAQLASNDSAFVSVRFAPDQGGDMMASLNIRDEQIPLSGQVFDPASHIERYIDLNLMRGGSDDDSEFSRVPNPDPDEINDSEEVVRFDRSQHGVPWGGFFAFLPVPLDLSDKKFIYVDVWKPRISPLRFKVEDGDTPDLEIESMVPQTKTEQWETIVFDFSEKDGEWNVIAFMPDFADPVDLDEDIVLYFANIRLGDEPDITSADGGADIPSEFALEQNYPNPFNPATSIAFQVPENNRVTLEVYDVTGRRITTLVDDHMDAGYHEVTFDGTRLASGVYLYRMQAGDFVQTRKLMLVK; encoded by the coding sequence ATGAAAAACAATATACTGCTTGGCGCAGTGATATTGCTTCTGATGCCAATGGCAGCCTGGAGTCAGTTTTCAATATCGCCGCCATCACATGAATTTGATTCACAACAAATTAACCTGACTTCCGAGACACAGGAATTCGTTATAACAAATGAAGGCACGGAGGCCGCCACCCTGGCTCCGGAAGACATTACCATTGCTGCACCTGCCGGTCAAACAGTATCTCTTTCGTTTCTCAGTCTCAATATCTGGTTTGATAATGAGGATTGGCCTGCACGTTTCGAACTGATACTCGATCAAATTCGGGAATTGGACCCCGATATCATTGGATTGCAGGAAGTGATCCAACGTGAAGACCTCGACAATCAGGCCATGCAGATTGCCGACTCACTGGGATATTACTACTATTTTGACTCTGTCGATGATGAAGGGAGGAGTACCCGTTTCGGAAATGCCATCGTTTCCCGCTACCCGATAGAAGAAAGCAATTTCCGTGCCCTTGAACCGCTCGATGCATACCGCAAGGCGGTGCATACACGTATTTCGGTTGATGGTAACGAACTGGACGTATACAACACACACCTTCACAACCCCGGTGATGCGACCGAAACCAGAAAGACCCAGATACAAGACATGCTTGATTTTATCGATGAAACAAGCACGTCCGACCTTGTTTTTGTCACAGGTGACTTCAATGCCAATCCCGATTGGGAAGAGATGGAAGTAATGTATGAACGTTTTATCGATATTTATCCCCTTTTCCATGAGAATCACCTGGATCCGGAACACAGCACGCTGAACTATCACCTCGGGCACTCACAGCGACGGATTGACTATGTGTTTTTTGAAGAAAAGAGCAGTGATTTTCTGACACCTGTTTCAGCAGAAATTGTACTTGATGAACCGGATGAAAATGATGTCTACCCATCCGATCATTTCGGAGTACTGGCCACTTTCGATGTCAGCTGGGATATTGGTAGTTTCGGGCTGCATAACATCCCTGAGTCTGTCGAACTGCAGCCGGACGATCAGGTCACAGTGGATGTTACATTTGAGCCGATGACCATAGGACATAAAGAAGCACTGCTGAAGGTCGCCGGCGAGGAGGTGCCGCTCAGCGGAGAAGGAATTGATGCTTCCATTACCTCGTTTCCATGGAATGAGGATTTCAGTGATACCGATGAATTAGATCTGCCTTTAGGATGGACAACCAATGCAGAGAACTGGTACGTATTCAACTCTGACTATGCCGGCGGAGAAATTCCGGAACTGGTGTTCTGGTGGGAGCCGCAGCAGGAAGGTCGCTTTTATGTGAACACACCGCCCATGCAGACGACCGGGCTGGACAGCCTCACCGTTCAGTTCCGGCACCAGGTAGACAATTTCGGGGATCCCGGAGTGTATGATCTGCAACTGGTGAGTATTGCGGGGGATGACGAGTTTCTGGTCAGGGAGTGGAGTGATCCTGAAAGCATACCGGACGAGGAGATATCGGTGCGACTGTACCGCGATGAACATGGCGTCGGCCATGATCAGCTCCGCCTTGCCTGGGTTTTCGATGGTCCCTCCGACAATATCATACGATGGGCTATTGATGATGCCGAGGTTGGTGCCGAACCGACGCTGGTAGTGACTCCGGAAGAAATTGACTTCGGTTTGCTTGAGGAAGGTGACCAGTCTGATTCCGTGGTCGTTACCTTGACCAACATCGGAGGCGGAATACTTGAGATTGCCCCGGATGACATCCGGCTCACAGGCGAGCATCCCGGTCAGTTCAATCTGAATAATATCAGCGAAACTGCACAGCTTGCCAGTAACGATTCTGCCTTTGTTTCCGTCAGATTCGCTCCCGATCAGGGAGGTGATATGATGGCCAGCCTGAATATTCGTGATGAGCAGATCCCCTTGTCCGGACAAGTATTTGACCCTGCCTCGCATATAGAACGATACATCGATCTCAATCTCATGCGCGGCGGGTCGGATGATGACAGTGAATTCAGCCGTGTCCCGAATCCGGACCCGGATGAGATCAATGACAGCGAAGAAGTTGTGCGCTTTGACAGAAGTCAGCACGGTGTGCCCTGGGGCGGCTTTTTTGCGTTTCTGCCTGTGCCGCTTGACTTAAGTGACAAAAAGTTCATCTATGTAGATGTATGGAAGCCCCGGATCAGTCCGCTCCGTTTCAAGGTTGAAGATGGCGACACTCCGGATCTTGAGATAGAAAGCATGGTTCCGCAAACCAAAACCGAACAATGGGAAACCATCGTGTTTGATTTTTCGGAAAAAGACGGTGAGTGGAATGTCATCGCCTTTATGCCGGATTTTGCCGACCCTGTGGACCTGGACGAGGATATTGTCCTCTACTTTGCCAACATCCGCCTTGGAGACGAGCCGGATATCACCAGTGCTGATGGCGGCGCCGATATTCCTTCCGAGTTCGCACTCGAACAGAACTATCCGAATCCGTTCAATCCGGCAACCAGCATTGCCTTCCAGGTTCCGGAAAACAACCGGGTCACTCTTGAGGTCTATGATGTCACCGGCCGGCGGATTACCACACTGGTTGATGATCACATGGATGCGGGTTATCATGAGGTGACCTTTGACGGAACGCGTCTGGCCAGCGGTGTCTATCTGTACCGCATGCAGGCAGGCGATTTCGTGCAGACACGCAAACTTATGCTGGTCAAATAA
- a CDS encoding Mut7-C RNAse domain-containing protein, with amino-acid sequence MPYSSRWTYPVPPDYRSGRLKPLTKRHYDTFSQCTGCGKLYWKGSHRDRLHPKVQSLLF; translated from the coding sequence ATCCCGTATTCGAGTCGCTGGACATATCCGGTTCCACCAGACTACAGGAGCGGCCGCCTGAAGCCGCTGACTAAACGGCACTACGACACCTTTTCACAATGTACGGGTTGCGGGAAATTATACTGGAAAGGGTCCCATCGCGACCGGCTGCACCCGAAAGTGCAGTCACTTTTGTTCTGA